A part of Amycolatopsis lurida genomic DNA contains:
- a CDS encoding ROK family protein — translation MTGEELILGIDFGGTKVAIGLADRAGSLLVTRRLDTDAQAGAGQVVSRALAAARKLLADEGAADRLAAIGVVSPGIVLEDRILLAPNVPGWEELRLRDLVAAEFEGVPIEVGTDAKAAALAEWRWGALADTDPAVFLSLGTGIAAAVLVGGRLLAGANGAAGEIGYNLLSPQDTDGFASGAAPLEEAVGGRGLGGRASELLGRPVTAGELFGLARENAQAKELVGAALDELSMHVANLAIALDPQRIAVGGGLVRSADILLPALRERLAQAVPFPPELVSAKFDQDASLLGAIAIALDA, via the coding sequence GTGACGGGGGAAGAACTGATCCTGGGGATCGACTTCGGCGGCACGAAGGTCGCGATCGGGCTGGCCGACCGGGCCGGGAGCCTGCTGGTCACCCGGCGGCTGGACACGGACGCGCAAGCGGGCGCCGGACAGGTGGTGAGCCGCGCGCTCGCCGCGGCGCGGAAACTGCTCGCCGACGAAGGCGCCGCGGACCGGCTCGCCGCGATCGGCGTGGTCAGCCCGGGCATCGTGCTGGAGGACCGCATCCTGCTCGCGCCCAACGTGCCGGGCTGGGAGGAACTGCGGCTGCGCGACCTCGTCGCCGCCGAGTTCGAGGGCGTGCCGATCGAGGTGGGCACCGACGCCAAGGCGGCGGCGCTCGCGGAATGGCGGTGGGGGGCGCTGGCGGACACCGATCCGGCGGTGTTCCTCTCACTGGGGACCGGGATCGCCGCGGCGGTCCTGGTCGGCGGCCGGCTGCTGGCCGGCGCCAACGGAGCTGCGGGAGAGATCGGGTACAACCTTCTCTCGCCGCAGGACACCGACGGGTTCGCCAGTGGAGCGGCGCCACTGGAGGAAGCCGTCGGTGGGCGTGGGCTGGGCGGCCGGGCGAGTGAGCTGCTCGGCCGCCCGGTGACCGCGGGTGAGCTGTTCGGCCTCGCCAGGGAGAACGCGCAGGCCAAGGAACTGGTCGGCGCGGCGCTCGACGAACTGTCGATGCACGTCGCGAACCTCGCCATCGCGCTCGACCCGCAACGCATCGCCGTCGGCGGGGGACTGGTGCGCTCGGCCGACATCCTGCTGCCCGCGCTGCGCGAGCGGCTCGCGCAAGCCGTGCCGTTCCCGCCGGAACTGGTCTCGGCGAAATTCGACCAGGACGCGTCCCTGCTGGGCGCGATCGCGATCGCGCTGGACGCCTAG
- a CDS encoding APC family permease, with protein sequence MSSSPRPGLERKIGPLQATAINMTQMCGIGPFVTIPAMVVTLGGPQAMFGWLIGAVIALADGLIWAELGAALPGAGGTYVYLREAFGSRTGRLMPFLFAWSAVLFIPLIMSTGIIGLVQYLGYLVPGVADDGGTTALGKIIGLGVIVLIVLALFRKIGEIGKLTTVLFGVMLFAALSVIVAAFTHFDGAQAFAFTPGAFSFDGGAFWAGLGAGLIIAIYDYLGYNTSAYLGGEVRDPGRTLPRSIILSILGIMSLYFLLQLGVLGSIPLEELKNATSVASTVLEQAWGTGAAKVITVFIVIAAIGSVFAGLLGGSRVPFEAARDKVFLPVFARLHPKLNLPTAGVLAMGVIAAIGSLFTLTAVINAAVTVLVLIQSLAQVAAIVVLRRRRPELHRPYRQWLYPIPTVIALLGWVYIYFSATWLSIGLSVGWIALGVGAFLAYAKTEHVWPFGPKGIQESFAGAAEGNVK encoded by the coding sequence TTGAGTTCATCCCCGCGGCCGGGGCTCGAGCGGAAGATCGGGCCGCTCCAGGCGACCGCCATCAACATGACCCAGATGTGCGGCATCGGCCCGTTCGTCACCATCCCCGCGATGGTGGTGACGCTCGGCGGCCCGCAGGCCATGTTCGGCTGGCTCATCGGCGCGGTCATCGCGCTGGCCGACGGCCTGATCTGGGCGGAGCTCGGCGCCGCCCTCCCGGGCGCCGGCGGCACCTACGTCTATCTGCGCGAGGCGTTCGGCTCCCGTACCGGCAGGCTCATGCCGTTCCTGTTCGCCTGGAGCGCGGTGCTGTTCATCCCGCTGATCATGTCCACCGGCATCATCGGCCTGGTCCAGTACCTCGGGTACCTGGTCCCCGGGGTCGCCGACGACGGCGGGACGACGGCGCTGGGCAAGATCATCGGCCTCGGCGTGATCGTGCTGATCGTGCTGGCGTTGTTCCGCAAGATCGGCGAGATCGGGAAGCTGACCACCGTCCTGTTCGGGGTCATGCTGTTCGCCGCGCTCTCGGTGATCGTCGCGGCCTTCACCCATTTCGACGGCGCGCAAGCGTTCGCCTTCACGCCGGGCGCGTTCTCGTTCGACGGCGGCGCGTTCTGGGCCGGGCTCGGCGCCGGCCTGATCATCGCCATCTACGACTACCTCGGCTACAACACCAGCGCCTACCTCGGCGGCGAGGTGCGTGACCCCGGCCGGACGCTGCCGCGGTCGATCATCCTCTCGATCCTCGGCATCATGAGCCTGTACTTCCTGCTGCAGCTCGGGGTGCTCGGCTCGATCCCGCTGGAGGAACTCAAGAACGCCACCTCGGTCGCCTCCACCGTGCTGGAACAGGCGTGGGGCACGGGCGCGGCCAAGGTCATCACCGTGTTCATCGTGATCGCCGCGATCGGTTCGGTGTTCGCCGGTCTGCTCGGCGGTTCGCGGGTCCCGTTCGAAGCCGCGCGCGACAAGGTATTCCTGCCGGTGTTCGCCAGGCTGCACCCGAAACTGAACCTGCCGACCGCCGGTGTGCTGGCGATGGGCGTCATCGCCGCGATCGGCTCGCTCTTCACGCTGACGGCGGTGATCAACGCGGCGGTGACGGTGCTGGTCCTCATCCAGTCGCTCGCGCAGGTCGCGGCGATCGTGGTGCTGCGGCGGCGACGTCCGGAGCTGCATCGGCCGTATCGTCAATGGCTCTACCCGATCCCGACGGTCATCGCGCTGCTCGGCTGGGTCTACATCTACTTCTCCGCGACCTGGCTCTCCATCGGGCTTTCGGTGGGGTGGATCGCGCTCGGTGTCGGGGCGTTCCTCGCCTATGCCAAGACCGAGCACGTGTGGCCGTTCGGGCCCAAGGGAATTCAGGAATCGTTCGCGGGGGCGGCAGAGGGGAACGTCAAGTGA
- a CDS encoding alpha/beta hydrolase family protein, whose protein sequence is MGEPVTGTAAGVPFTVLPPSAEVSGPAPVVVAWHMIDAPRTDAAFAAALPMAGVPAWRVYLGMPLCGARMVDGSMDAVVERAVRDSVLAYAEPFVRQAALEFPAALAELRERFGFDTARMAVVGGSLGGAVALTILATREIPVRAAALINPAVRARSLVGVVETMLEQPYRWTDEGIQAADHLDFIARSGEISARETQVPLLVVSGEEDFPTFRADADELVDALRARYSVAEDVRLRRLPGLAHPLAEDPGIDPAPQLPIAKLADEAVTEWLEQHLL, encoded by the coding sequence GTGGGAGAACCGGTCACGGGCACGGCGGCGGGGGTACCGTTCACCGTCTTGCCGCCATCGGCCGAGGTCAGCGGCCCCGCGCCGGTGGTCGTCGCCTGGCATATGATCGACGCGCCCCGCACCGACGCCGCGTTCGCGGCCGCGCTGCCGATGGCCGGGGTGCCCGCGTGGCGGGTATATCTCGGAATGCCGTTGTGCGGCGCGAGAATGGTCGACGGCAGCATGGACGCGGTGGTCGAACGGGCCGTCCGGGATTCGGTGCTCGCCTATGCCGAGCCGTTCGTCCGGCAGGCGGCGCTGGAGTTCCCCGCCGCACTGGCTGAACTGCGGGAACGCTTCGGCTTCGACACCGCGCGGATGGCCGTCGTCGGCGGTTCCCTCGGCGGTGCCGTGGCGCTGACGATCCTGGCCACCAGGGAGATCCCGGTGCGGGCCGCCGCGCTGATCAACCCCGCCGTCCGGGCGCGGTCGCTGGTCGGCGTGGTGGAAACCATGCTGGAACAGCCCTATCGGTGGACGGACGAAGGGATCCAGGCGGCGGATCACCTCGACTTCATCGCACGATCGGGTGAAATCTCGGCCAGGGAGACGCAGGTTCCGCTGCTGGTCGTCAGCGGCGAGGAGGATTTCCCCACGTTCCGCGCGGACGCCGACGAACTCGTCGACGCGTTGCGCGCCCGGTATTCCGTGGCCGAGGACGTCCGGTTGCGCAGGCTGCCCGGTCTCGCCCACCCACTCGCCGAAGACCCGGGCATCGATCCCGCGCCGCAGCTGCCGATCGCGAAGCTGGCCGACGAAGCGGTCACCGAGTGGCTGGAGCAGCATCTGCTCTGA
- a CDS encoding J domain-containing protein, producing the protein MPDVDYYEVLGVGKAASVNEIKTAYRRLAKSHHPDTGGSALTFQLVREAYDTLSDPMRRAGYDAGGRSVRAPIRPRPRRRFGEEPGYEPEPVVIDPDDLEWWEFAAQDARVRHGRRRGPGHTPVVAAVGGMVLVLLPVLTGVGFSAPTLIVWLILTAGTALLVQRLARGYLAASRARNRFAAEFGGKRVFGTPGVETDELAERLTADLLERYLTRLPGARIFHGLSWPDSVFADVDHAVLCGKRLVLIESKLWLPGHYETDDDDRLLRNGRAFRGGGSRLTESLAEYRRILPGVALRGAMIVYPSRTGEITTDLEDPSPAPPMTPEQFLHEIGGWLAAEPSTVDAATMRVVRDRVVGTV; encoded by the coding sequence GTGCCCGATGTCGACTACTACGAGGTGCTCGGCGTGGGCAAGGCCGCCTCGGTCAACGAGATCAAGACCGCGTACCGGCGGCTGGCGAAGTCGCATCACCCGGACACCGGCGGGTCCGCGCTCACCTTCCAGCTGGTCCGCGAGGCCTACGACACGCTCAGCGATCCGATGCGGCGGGCCGGCTACGACGCGGGCGGCCGCTCGGTGCGGGCCCCGATCCGGCCGCGCCCGCGGCGTCGCTTCGGCGAAGAACCGGGCTACGAGCCCGAACCGGTCGTGATCGACCCGGACGACCTCGAATGGTGGGAATTCGCCGCACAGGACGCACGCGTGCGGCACGGGCGGCGGCGCGGCCCCGGGCACACCCCGGTGGTGGCGGCGGTCGGCGGGATGGTGCTGGTGCTGCTGCCGGTGCTGACCGGGGTCGGGTTCTCGGCCCCCACGCTGATCGTCTGGCTGATCCTGACCGCCGGGACCGCCTTGCTCGTGCAACGGCTCGCGCGCGGCTATCTGGCGGCGTCCCGGGCCAGGAACCGGTTCGCCGCCGAATTCGGCGGTAAACGCGTGTTCGGCACTCCTGGCGTCGAGACCGACGAACTCGCCGAACGGCTCACCGCCGACCTGCTCGAGCGTTACCTGACCCGGCTGCCCGGCGCACGGATCTTCCACGGCCTCTCCTGGCCGGATTCGGTGTTCGCCGACGTCGACCACGCCGTGCTGTGCGGAAAGCGGCTCGTGCTCATCGAATCGAAGCTGTGGCTGCCGGGGCACTACGAAACCGATGACGACGACCGCCTGCTGCGCAACGGCCGCGCCTTCCGCGGCGGCGGGAGCAGGCTGACCGAGAGCCTCGCCGAATACCGGCGGATCCTGCCGGGGGTTGCGTTGCGCGGGGCGATGATCGTGTACCCGAGCCGGACCGGTGAAATCACCACGGATCTCGAGGATCCCTCCCCAGCGCCGCCGATGACGCCGGAACAGTTCCTGCACGAGATCGGCGGCTGGCTGGCGGCTGAGCCGTCCACTGTGGACGCGGCGACGATGCGGGTGGTGCGGGACCGGGTGGTGGGCACCGTCTGA